A stretch of Anoplolepis gracilipes chromosome 12, ASM4749672v1, whole genome shotgun sequence DNA encodes these proteins:
- the Spt3 gene encoding transcription initiation protein SPT3 homolog, whose translation MNEREELTICVPGQRLCVSDKFNIAGPGTYEQQGYIYSKLAGIVKLITNDKTRTIEVHGITEQSIVPAPGDIVTAVVTIVNQRFCKCSIKCVGDIVLTRPYRGILRKEDVRAIDKDKLEMYKCYRPGDIILARVMPMTEAHTYQLSTAENELGVVIAHSEEDIRQMMHGFGDSSEPLFESAKIIEDVVLQQMRAITRRACEIADRRASSKKNNINGEDFIFLLRKDKVKLQRLLKYLDMKELGGSVQKVMMSDVPQNSVESEELDNVKKKPFQTFLEQIDNTGELLQNSVTMDDIKRRRCIRADIATRSMDEMRYIKYCKARRVSFVNKNRLSKFTDWVGLDGDIILSKQAHTILSYLAYETVAQIIDLAFLVRQDQNKMHGDAIDRQRLYHVNPFTYKPYYHGKNVVTKPFTPSEINEALRRYWSPQLGMTGPFNRWSMRRSHLKFLSL comes from the exons atgaatgaacGAGAGGAACTTACTATTTGTGTACCGg gtCAAAGATTATGTGTATcggataaatttaatatagctgGACCTGGAACATACGAGCAGCAAGGTTATATTTATTCGAAACTTGCTGGCATTgtgaaattaataacaaacgaTAAA ACTCGTACAATTGAGGTGCATGGCATAACGGAGCAGAGTATCGTTCCTGCACCAGGAGATATTGTGACAGCTGTAGTTACTATAGTTAATCAGAGATTTTGTAAATGTAGCATCAAGTGTGTAGGTGACATAGTATTGACGAGACCTTATAGAGGgatattaagaaaagaagatGTTCGAGCAATTGACAAAGATAAACTAGAAATGTACAAATGCTATCGACCTGGAGATATTATTCTTGCAAGAGTT ATGCCAATGACAGAAGCACATACTTATCAATTGAGTACTGCGGAAAATGAATTAGGAGTTGTAATAGCACACAGTGAAGAAg atattcgaCAAATGATGCATGGATTTGGTGATAGTAGTGAACCATTATTTGAATCTGCTAAAATCATAGAGGATGTTGTGCTGCAGCAAATGAGAGCAATTACCAGAAGAGCCTGCGAAATTGCTGATAGACGAGCAAGTtcgaaaaagaataatattaacggAGAGgactttattttcttattgcgTAAAGATAAAGTCAAGCTTCAGCGTCTTCTGAAATATCTTG ATATGAAAGAATTAGGAGGTTCAGTTCAAAAAGTTATGATGAGCGATGTACCACAAAATAGTGTGGAGTCTGAAGAATTGGACAATGTCAAGAAAAAGCCATTTCAAACTTTTCTAGAACAGATTGATAACACAGGTGAACTTCTTCAAAATTCTGTCACTATGGATGACATTAAACGACGTAGATGTATTCGTGCGGATATCGCAACTAGATCCATGGATGAAATgcgttacataaaatattgcaaagcaCGTCGTGTGTCCTTTGTGAACAAGAATCGCCTAAGTAAATTCACCGATTGGGTTGGTTTAGATG GTGATATTATTTTGTCGAAACAAGCACATACAATTTTAAGTTATCTCGCGTATGAAACGGTTGCTCAAATTATTGATCTCGCTTTCTTAGTCCGACAAGaccaaaataaaatgcatggCGACGCCATAGATCGACAGCGACTCTATCATGTTAATCCATTTACATACAAGCCATATTATCATGGCAAG aaTGTCGTAACAAAACCGTTTACTCCGTCAGAGATAAATGAAGCACTTAGGAGGTATTGGTCTCCACAGCTAGGTATGACAGGTCCCTTTAACAGATGGTCTATGAGAAGATCGCATTTAAAATTCctttcattgtaa
- the LOC140671748 gene encoding WD repeat-containing protein 91 → MSHVQYVDELVKEYLLFRGFSQTLKAFDNDLKAEKEKGFRVDKIVDQLMQYVYNYDLASLRELWGHLDTRMFCRLESHFTPAIRKLENAVLKMYLVNAAVNGKQDRIQEFFTKMTPELQGHSEWKEWFALPFIKNPEDNPTYSVHFSKQWHDTMLVSLHNFLATIFQCMPQPTLLTIDEDTNKLKRLQEENEILRQRLSESVKIENISDVNPGSAPQHLPIMDDFYIIAQESPLLENPKTLRNLIRNIGGGSSPILSRKSAINVKKIAEPEMCSTKRTNTKGRVNSISKSEAVAKRSISCDSRLSSSRKRDSSMDTAIERKTKEKIDFSYILLSQEEYTEHKTSIIQCKSNASGSYVATGDADGIIKVWTPIPSPKTVTTFTSATANSNKAITSLDWISKNERYFLHGDNNGLIQLHDTRDCKTLWDIQHENSRILTLICNPTESTFICSVLFDGSESKLMLYDIKTRKLERTLPLEQNVTALCSTFNHNGQLLITGLSNGNILIHDLRRNEIIDNLNCHSSPIIDIELINDFTNICAQSEDGKLCQRSLNHSGKILWETKIKIDKNPVHGKLFTFDQSGSYMLLCTQTGGNIYKMPPGAQGKILELGGHKGTLCCDWSTANQSGTCITGGAEGKARVSTLLSP, encoded by the exons ATGTCTCACGTACAGTATGTAGATGAATTGGTCAAAGAGTACTTGCTTTTTAGAGGTTTTAGTCAGACTCTGAAAGCCTTTGATAATGATTTAAAGGCGGAAAAGGAAAAAGGCTTTAGG gtagataaaatagttgatcaattaatgcaatatgtatacaattatgATCTGGCATCGCTGAGGGAACTGTGGGGACACTTGGATACTAGAATGTTTTGCCGATTGGAAAGTCATTTTACACCTGCAATCAGAAAATTGGAGAACGCTGTGCTAAAAATGTACTTGGTAAATGCAGCTGTGAATGGCAAGCAAGATAGGATACAGGAATTTTTTACCAAAATGACACCAGAGCTACAGGGTCACTCGGAATGGAAGGAGTGGTTTG CACTTCCTTTTATCAAAAATCCCGAAGACAATCCAACTTACTCCGTTCATTTTAGTAAGCAATGGCACGATACTATGTTGGTATCCTTACATAATTTCCTAGCAACAATTTTTCAA TGTATGCCACAACCAACATTACTCACGATAGATGaagatacaaataaattaaaacgattGCAAGAAGAGAATGAAATACTGAGGCAACGTTTGAGCGAATCTgttaagatagaaaatatatctgaTGTGAATCCAGGTTCGGCACCCCAACATCTCCCTATCATGGacgatttttatatcattgctCA agaaTCGCCGTTACTGGAAAATCCTAAAACACTAAGAAATCTCATAAGGAACATAGGTGGTGGATCCAGTCCAATTTTGAGTAGAAAGTCTGCGATAAACGTAAAAAAGATCGCGGAACCTGAAATGTGCTCGACGAAACGGACAAACACGAAAGGGCGGGTAAATTCGATCAGCAAGTCCGAGGCAGTCGCCAAGAGGAGTATCAGCTGTGATTCAAGATTAAGTAGTTCTAGGAAAAGAGACTCTTCTATGGATACTGCTATCGAGAGGAAAACTAAGGAAAAGATAGATTTcagttatattcttttaagtcag GAAGAGTATACAGAGCACAAGACCTCTATAATTCAATGTAAGAGTAATGCTAGTGGATCATATGTCGCGACAGGTGATGCCGATGGAATCATCAAAGTATGGACGCCGATACCCTCGCCAAA GACTGTTACTACGTTCACTTCTGCTACGGCGAATTCCAACAAGGCTATTACTTCGCTAGACTGGATATCAAAGAATGAACGTTACTTTTTACACGGCGACAATAACGGTTTGATCCAATTGCATGACACTCGAGATTGCAAGACGCTTTGGGATATTCAACACGAGAATTCTCGAATACTCACTTTAATCTGTAATCCGACGGAATCGACATTCATCTGCTCTGTGTTGTTCGACGGCAGTGAGAGTAAACTAATGCTATACGACATAAAAACGAGGAAGCTTGAAAGAACCTTGCCACTGGAGCAGAATGTCACCGCTTTATGTTCCACGTTCAATCATAATGGCCAATTACTTATCACGGGATTGTCCAACGGCAATATATTGATACACGATCTGAGGCGAAACGAGATAATAGACAATCTCAACTGCCATTCTAGCCCGATAATtgatatagaattaattaatgactttacaaatatatgcGCGCAAAGCGAGGACGGTAAACTATGCCAAAGAAGCTTGAATCACTCGGGAAAGATTTTGTGGGAGACCAAAATAAAGATCGACAAGAATCCTGTTCATGGAAAGCTATTTACTTTCGATCAAAGCGGTAGTTATATGTTACTCTGCACGCAGACTggaggaaatatatataag ATGCCACCAGGTGCACaaggaaaaattttagaattaggCGGACATAAGGGTACCCTATGTTGCGACTGGTCGACTGCCAATCAATCTGGAACCTGCATAACTGGAGGCGCGGAAGGAAAAGCACGAGTATCAACGCTACTCTCACCATGA
- the LOC140671670 gene encoding uncharacterized protein isoform X1: protein MEDSYTVHRRRKAAARKREKTPDPSSRGAASRMETSDDEDEERRARMERMAEEAEKMDQQQKENKLVQQQQEESTKEPENQDKKKDVRQEQRPVRRKDRTDARKSANMDDMIAIRAEVAAKSTTAANNSGKTDAVVDDNMQLVEQTTETINKIDIDESTTKREVVKPEIAQVVKENLITQETSETPKETNGETVRPVEVRKVERRFKRKSKERVERYNRSTDSSDADEKSESSQKRTKSPEVARPRIKKTSGKSRVNDPEIQKRDAERHNREKRSSSRQKLEDESRTTDNTEKPRSKPYSQTEDTDEDLKNVKKSETVLQKPEERMIKRSSIEMRKQIIPLSNESLIEDFARAQREYMLRERSILDPEVPDVFQDAVETSFLRKRKFSLPYTESEHEEIVQDVKESSDAAKSSEKKKSWFSSMFFWRRKQEDNKDIVEEKIVDEPEPTPKVEEIKAEKQEALEKITLLDFFRALKDIVGEFKVFVAQNPRETTIIKRLRNRCIAGLLLVMIYCGLGGFLFRFVEGAFETFYKCGVKRVKRDFLDSLWNYSHNLREDDWKSMARKKLMEFEEQLHTAHEAGLHSYSGQKSWSFLNAVAYCLTVITTIGYGHISPSTNAGRAITIVYAIFGIPMFLIILADFGKLFTRGIKFLWAFVRRLYYTGSCRKVRRTVPVQEVMKGVQLVYDLAKFRRPSQINPEEIEEIQRQQMQQQQTVLNLDANASDTPGTPALSTFAIDDEFNLPISVAIIILLAYIFIGATLYYMWEEWDFFESFYFVFISMSTIGFGDYVPKNPIYMMCSIVYLVFGLALTSMCINVVQVMLSDSFKHASQKIGATIGFEVAEDDNSVKPAPPPPVEVADVHMSMKESESNEKIAPKAKQEDVDL from the exons ATGGAGGATAGTTACACGGTACACAGGCGTCGCAAGGCGGCCGCCAGAAAGCGCGAGAAGACGCCCGATCCCTCGTCGAGAGGCGCCGCGTCGCGCATGGAGACTTCGGACGACGAAGACGAGGAAAGGCGCGCCAGAATGGAAAGGATGGCCGAAGAGGCTGAAAAGATGGACCAGCAGCAGAAGGAAAACAAATTGGTACAACAGCAACAAGAGGAGTCTACCAAAGAACCAGAGAACCAAGATAAGAAGAAGGATGTTCGCCAGGAGCAGCGTCCTGTCCGAAGAAAGGACAGAACTGACGCGAGGAAGTCTGCGAATATGGATGATATGATTGCCATACGCGCTGAAGTGGCTGCCAAGTCCACGACGGCTGCGAATAATTCTGGGAAGACTGACGCAGTGGTTGATGACAACATGCAGTTGGTAGAGCAGACCACTGAAACAATAAACAAGATTGATATCGATGAGAGTACCACGAAGAGAGAAGTCGTCAAACCCGAGATTGCTCAAGTAGTTAAGGAAAACCTAATTACCCAGGAGACGTCGGAGACACCTAAGGAAACGAATGGCGAGACTGTCAGACCTGTCGAAGTTCGCAAAGTCGAAAGACGATTTAAAAGAAAGTCGAAGGAACGCGTCGAGAGATACAATCGATCAACGGATTCTAGCGATGCGGATGAAAAGAGCGAGTCGAGTCAAAAGAGAACAAAGTCGCCGGAAGTAGCAAGGCCTAGGATAAAGAAGACAAGTGGAAAAAGTCGTGTCAACGATCCGGAAATCCAAAAGAGGGATGCCGAGAGACACAATCGAGAGAAGAGATCATCGAGTCGACAAAAGTTGGAGGATGAGTCTCGGACGACGGATAATACCGAGAAACCACGTTCGAAACCTTACAGTCAAACTGAGGACACGGATGAGGATTTGAAAAACGTCAAGAAGAGCGAGACCGTCTTACAGAAACCTGAAGAGCGAATGATTAAGAGATCTTCGATTGAAATGAGAAAGCAGATCATTCCGCTGAGCAATGAAAGTCTAATCGAGGACTTCGCGAGGGCTCAGAGAGAATACATGTTGAGGGAGCGCAGTATCCTGGATCCAGAGGTCCCAGATGTCTTTCAGGATGCGGTTGAAACTAGCTTTTTGAGAAAGCGAAAGTTCAGTCTGCCATACACCGAGAGTGAACACGAGGAGATCGTGCAAGACGTAAAGGAGTCTTCCGATGCAGCTAAGTCTTCCGAGAAGAAAAAATCATGGTTTTCCTCGATGTTCTTCTGGCGTAGGAAACAAGAGGATAATAAAGATATCGTGGAGGAGAAGATTGTGGACGAACCGGAACCGACTCCGAAAGTCGAAGAGATCAAAGCAGAGAAGCAGGAAGCTTTGGAAAAAATTACTCTATTGGACTTCTTTAGAGCACTTAAAGACATTGTCGGCGAATTCAAGGTCTTTGTCGCACAAAATCCACGAGAGACGACGATCATCAAACGGCTACGTAATCGCTGCATAGCCGGATTGCTGCTCGTAATGATCTACTGCGGCCTTGGTGGCTTCCTCTTCCGGTTCGTCGAGGGCGCCTTCGAGACGTTCTACAAATGCGGCGTCAAGCGCGTGAAGAGGGACTTTTTGGATAGTTTATGGAATTACAGTCACAACTTGAGAGAGGATGACTGGAAGAGCATGGCGCGTAAGAAGCTGATGGAGTTCGAAGAACAGCTTCACACCGCTCATGAAGCCGGGCTGCACAGTTACAGCGGCCAAAAGAGCTGGAGTTTCTTGAACGCGGTCGCGTACTGTCTCACCGTCATCACCACCATCg gatACGGACATATTTCACCAAGTACGAATGCAGGAAGAGCCATCACTATCGTATACGCTATTTTCGGTATCccgatgtttttaattatcttggcCGACTTTGGTAAGTTATTTACGCGCGGTATAAAGTTCCTGTGGGCATTCGTGAGAAGATTATACTACACTGGTAGCTGTCGCAAGGTCCGTCGCACTGTGCCCGTTCAG GAAGTTATGAAAGGTGTGCAACTCGTTTACGATCTCGCAAAGTTTCGACGGCCGTCGCAAATAAATCCAGAAGAGATCGAGGAGATTCAAAGACAGCAGATGCAACAACAACAAACGGTCCTCAATCTGGACGCCAACGCGTCGGACACGCCTGGTACACCAGCATTATCGACGTTTGCTATCGACGATGAATTCAATTTACCGATTTCGGTCGCGATTATCATCCTCTTGGCCTACATCTTCATTGGAGCCACTTTGTACTACATGTGGGAGGAGTGGGACTTCTTCGAGAGTTTCTACTTCGTCTTCATCTCCATGAGCACTATCGGCTTCGGCGATTACGTGCCAAAG AACCCGATATACATGATGTGTTCGATAGTATACCTAGTGTTCGGCCTGGCGCTCACGTCTATGTGCATCAATGTCGTACAG GTGATGCTGTCAGACTCATTCAAGCATGCGAGTCAAAAGATTGGTGCCACAATTGGTTTCGAAGTCGCCGAAGATGACAACTCGGTGAAACCAGCACCGCCGCCGCCGGTCGAGGTCGCAGACGTTCACATGAGCATGAAGGAGTCCGAAAGCAACGAGAAGATCGCGCCCAAGGCTAAGCAAGAGGACGTCGATCTGTAG
- the LOC140671670 gene encoding uncharacterized protein isoform X2, translating into MEDSYTVHRRRKAAARKREKTPDPSSRGAASRMETSDDEDEERRARMERMAEEAEKMDQQQKENKLVQQQQEESTKEPENQDKKKDVRQEQRPVRRKDRTDARKSANMDDMIAIRAEVAAKSTTAANNSGKTDAVVDDNMQLVEQTTETINKIDIDESTTKREVVKPEIAQVVKENLITQETSETPKETNGETVRPVEVRKVERRFKRKSKERVERYNRSTDSSDADEKSESSQKRTKSPEVARPRIKKTSGKSRVNDPEIQKRDAERHNREKRSSSRQKLEDESRTTDNTEKPRSKPYSQTEDTDEDLKNVKKSETVLQKPEERMIKRSSIEMRKQIIPLSNESLIEDFARAQREYMLRERSILDPEVPDVFQDAVETSFLRKRKFSLPYTESEHEEIVQDVKESSDAAKSSEKKKSWFSSMFFWRRKQEDNKDIVEEKIVDEPEPTPKVEEIKAEKQEALEKITLLDFFRALKDIVGEFKVFVAQNPRETTIIKRLRNRCIAGLLLVMIYCGLGGFLFRFVEGAFETFYKCGVKRVKRDFLDSLWNYSHNLREDDWKSMARKKLMEFEEQLHTAHEAGLHSYSGQKSWSFLNAVAYCLTVITTIGYGHISPSTNAGRAITIVYAIFGIPMFLIILADFGKLFTRGIKFLWAFVRRLYYTGSCRKVRRTVPVQEVMKGVQLVYDLAKFRRPSQINPEEIEEIQRQQMQQQQTVLNLDANASDTPGTPALSTFAIDDEFNLPISVAIIILLAYIFIGATLYYMWEEWDFFESFYFVFISMSTIGFGDYVPKMVSFNIQKLS; encoded by the exons ATGGAGGATAGTTACACGGTACACAGGCGTCGCAAGGCGGCCGCCAGAAAGCGCGAGAAGACGCCCGATCCCTCGTCGAGAGGCGCCGCGTCGCGCATGGAGACTTCGGACGACGAAGACGAGGAAAGGCGCGCCAGAATGGAAAGGATGGCCGAAGAGGCTGAAAAGATGGACCAGCAGCAGAAGGAAAACAAATTGGTACAACAGCAACAAGAGGAGTCTACCAAAGAACCAGAGAACCAAGATAAGAAGAAGGATGTTCGCCAGGAGCAGCGTCCTGTCCGAAGAAAGGACAGAACTGACGCGAGGAAGTCTGCGAATATGGATGATATGATTGCCATACGCGCTGAAGTGGCTGCCAAGTCCACGACGGCTGCGAATAATTCTGGGAAGACTGACGCAGTGGTTGATGACAACATGCAGTTGGTAGAGCAGACCACTGAAACAATAAACAAGATTGATATCGATGAGAGTACCACGAAGAGAGAAGTCGTCAAACCCGAGATTGCTCAAGTAGTTAAGGAAAACCTAATTACCCAGGAGACGTCGGAGACACCTAAGGAAACGAATGGCGAGACTGTCAGACCTGTCGAAGTTCGCAAAGTCGAAAGACGATTTAAAAGAAAGTCGAAGGAACGCGTCGAGAGATACAATCGATCAACGGATTCTAGCGATGCGGATGAAAAGAGCGAGTCGAGTCAAAAGAGAACAAAGTCGCCGGAAGTAGCAAGGCCTAGGATAAAGAAGACAAGTGGAAAAAGTCGTGTCAACGATCCGGAAATCCAAAAGAGGGATGCCGAGAGACACAATCGAGAGAAGAGATCATCGAGTCGACAAAAGTTGGAGGATGAGTCTCGGACGACGGATAATACCGAGAAACCACGTTCGAAACCTTACAGTCAAACTGAGGACACGGATGAGGATTTGAAAAACGTCAAGAAGAGCGAGACCGTCTTACAGAAACCTGAAGAGCGAATGATTAAGAGATCTTCGATTGAAATGAGAAAGCAGATCATTCCGCTGAGCAATGAAAGTCTAATCGAGGACTTCGCGAGGGCTCAGAGAGAATACATGTTGAGGGAGCGCAGTATCCTGGATCCAGAGGTCCCAGATGTCTTTCAGGATGCGGTTGAAACTAGCTTTTTGAGAAAGCGAAAGTTCAGTCTGCCATACACCGAGAGTGAACACGAGGAGATCGTGCAAGACGTAAAGGAGTCTTCCGATGCAGCTAAGTCTTCCGAGAAGAAAAAATCATGGTTTTCCTCGATGTTCTTCTGGCGTAGGAAACAAGAGGATAATAAAGATATCGTGGAGGAGAAGATTGTGGACGAACCGGAACCGACTCCGAAAGTCGAAGAGATCAAAGCAGAGAAGCAGGAAGCTTTGGAAAAAATTACTCTATTGGACTTCTTTAGAGCACTTAAAGACATTGTCGGCGAATTCAAGGTCTTTGTCGCACAAAATCCACGAGAGACGACGATCATCAAACGGCTACGTAATCGCTGCATAGCCGGATTGCTGCTCGTAATGATCTACTGCGGCCTTGGTGGCTTCCTCTTCCGGTTCGTCGAGGGCGCCTTCGAGACGTTCTACAAATGCGGCGTCAAGCGCGTGAAGAGGGACTTTTTGGATAGTTTATGGAATTACAGTCACAACTTGAGAGAGGATGACTGGAAGAGCATGGCGCGTAAGAAGCTGATGGAGTTCGAAGAACAGCTTCACACCGCTCATGAAGCCGGGCTGCACAGTTACAGCGGCCAAAAGAGCTGGAGTTTCTTGAACGCGGTCGCGTACTGTCTCACCGTCATCACCACCATCg gatACGGACATATTTCACCAAGTACGAATGCAGGAAGAGCCATCACTATCGTATACGCTATTTTCGGTATCccgatgtttttaattatcttggcCGACTTTGGTAAGTTATTTACGCGCGGTATAAAGTTCCTGTGGGCATTCGTGAGAAGATTATACTACACTGGTAGCTGTCGCAAGGTCCGTCGCACTGTGCCCGTTCAG GAAGTTATGAAAGGTGTGCAACTCGTTTACGATCTCGCAAAGTTTCGACGGCCGTCGCAAATAAATCCAGAAGAGATCGAGGAGATTCAAAGACAGCAGATGCAACAACAACAAACGGTCCTCAATCTGGACGCCAACGCGTCGGACACGCCTGGTACACCAGCATTATCGACGTTTGCTATCGACGATGAATTCAATTTACCGATTTCGGTCGCGATTATCATCCTCTTGGCCTACATCTTCATTGGAGCCACTTTGTACTACATGTGGGAGGAGTGGGACTTCTTCGAGAGTTTCTACTTCGTCTTCATCTCCATGAGCACTATCGGCTTCGGCGATTACGTGCCAAAG ATGGTAAGCTTCAACATCCAAAAACTTTCTTGA
- the LOC140671672 gene encoding uncharacterized protein, whose product MSSSPRVRKMPPRPKIILPIPGQYYAPQTATGMSMGYVPTPYGQTPIPMTPVSGQPQMIYHNRASEFVFKGIKGLTKSGLSVGEKSAFWLYEKVSSWSRRWFTHIFLFLIVFLYSVVGAMIFVTVEGTNEDSGRFDIWKKRNNTLEVIRGFCDDSVLASDLNLWKGRAKAELMEYEKDLYEFFQRGLTDRGQKVWTFWNAVFYCGTIYTTIECSQINYVWKELVYCTTCINNAVCAARLISILVLYCFYVGL is encoded by the exons ATGTCGAGCTCGCCGCGAGTACGAAAAATGCCGCCTAGGCCAAAGATTATACTCCCGATTCCGGGACAATACTATGCTCCGCAGACAGCGACTGGAATGAGTATGGGTTACGTACCGACGCCATATGGACAAACACCGATCCCCATGACGCCAGTTTCCGGTCAACCGCAGATGATCTACCACAATCGGGCCAGCGAGTTCGTTTTCAAGGGTATCAAGGGTCTGACCAAGTCTGGACTCAGCGTGGGAGAGAAGAGTGCCTTTTGGCTTTACGAAAAG GTCAGTTCCTGGAGCAGAAGATGGTTcacgcatatttttttattccttatcGTGTTTCTATACAGCGTCGTCGGAGCTATGATCTTCGTTACAGTTGAGGGCACAAATGAGGATTCTGGTCGATTTGATATCTGGAAAAAGAG AAACAACACGCTTGAGGTGATCCGAGGATTTTGCGACGACTCGGTCTTGGCATCAGATCTAAATCTTTGGAAAGGACGAGCAAAAGCCGAGCTAATGGAGTACGAGAAAGATCTATATGAGTTTTTCCAACGAGGTTTGACGGACCGCGGTCAGAAAGTATGGACATTCTGGAATGCCGTGTTCTACTGTGGCACGATTTACACGACCATCG AATGCTCGCAGATAAACTATGTATGGAAGGAACTTGTGTATTGCACTACGTGCATCAATAATGCCGTATGTGCAGCACGATTGATTTCAATTTTAGTGCTCTATTGCTTTTACGTAGGTTTATAG